The genomic stretch AGTTGCGCGAGAACTCGAACTCGCATTCGCAACCGAAGGCGGCGGCGGTGTGGGTCGCGATCTCCTGCATGCGGCGCTCGATCATGTCGAGCACGTCGAGCGTGAAGGTGCGCACCGTGCCCTGGATCTCGCAGCTGTCGGGCACGACGTTGGTGGCCTCGCCCGTGTGGATCATCGTCACCGAGATCACGCCGGCGTCGATCGGTCGCTTGTTGCGTGTGATCACGGTCTGGAAGGCCTGCACCATCTGGCACGCCACCGGCACCGGGTCGATGCCGTTGTGCGGCATCGCCGCATGCGCGCCCTTGCCGCGGATCACGATGCGGAACTCGTTGCTCGACGCGAAGCAGGGGCCGTTGTTGATCGCGAACTGACCCACCGCAAGGCCCGGCCAGTTGTGCATGCCGAACACCGCCTCCATCGGAAAACGGTCGAACAGGCCTTCGCGGATCATCTCGCGCGCGCCGCCGCCGCCTTCTTCGGCCGGCTGGAAGATCAAATAGACGGTACCGTCGAACGAGCGGTGCTGCGCCAGGTGCCGGGCGGCCGCCAGCAAGATGGCGGTGTGGCCGTCGTGGCCGCAGGCGTGCATCTTGCCGGGGTGTCGGCTCGCGTGGGCGAAGTGGTTGTGCTCGGTGACCGGCAGCGCGTCGATGTCGGCGCGCAGGCCGATCGCGCGCGGGGAGTCACCGTGCTTCACGACGCCCACCAGGCCGGTCTTGGCCAGGCCGCGGTGCACCGGGATGCCCCAGTCGTTCAAGGCGCGTGCGATCACGTCGGAGGTCCGCTGCTCCTCGAAGCACAGCTCGGGGTGCGCATGGAGATCACGCCGCAGCGCCGCGACGCTGCCGCTGTGGGCCAGGATGGATTCGATCAACTGCATCGGGTGGACTCCGGGGGAGGGCCGCGAGGACGGGCAGGCAAACGGCCGGGGAGGCGCTCGAACATGCCGCGGCGGCAGGGACACGGCCAGTTTAGCCCTGCTTGCAGCAGCGCGCCAACGCCGCACGAGCCGGCCCGGCCCGCCCATGGAAGAATGGCGCTGTCGCGCGAGTCCATCGCCCCGTTCACCGCCGAGTCCGACCCATGTTTGTGCCCATCGTTCCCGCCGTCGACCGGCCCTCGCTCGCCGGTCATCGCACCGTGCGAGCCGCCTGTCCCCACGACTGCCCCGACACCTGCGCCATCCGCGTCACCGTGGAAGACGGCCGGGCGGTGAAAGTGCAGGGCGATCCGGACCATCCCCCGACGCACGGTGCGTTGTGTCAGAAGGTGTCTCGATACCCCGAGCGCACCTACCATGCCGAACGCCTGCTGCATCCGCTGCGCCGCGTCGGCCCCAAGGGCAGTGGCCGCTTCGAGCGGGTCAGCTGGGACGAGGCGCTGGACGACATCGCGGCACGTTTGAGTGCGATCGCCGCACGCAACCCGGAGGCGATCCTGCCGTACAGCTACGCCGGCACGATGGGGCTGGTGCAGGGGGAAAGCATCGCGGCGCGATTTTTCCATGCGCTCGGCGCTTCCCGGCTCGACCGCACCATCTGCGCGAGCGCCGGCAGCGAGGCGCTGACGCTCAGCTACGGCGGCAAGGTCGGCATGCACGTCGAGCACTTCGCCGAGAGCCGGCTGATCCTGCTGTGGGGCACCAATTCGATCGCGTCCAACCTGCACTTCTGGACGCTGGTCCAGCAGGCCAAGCGCGCCGGCGCCAAACTGGTGTGCATCGACCCCCGCAGGACCGACACCGCCGACAAATGCCATCAGCACATCGCGCTGCTGCCCGGCACCGACGGCGCCCTCGCGCTCGGTTTGATCCACGAGCTGGTGTGCCACGACTGGCTGGATCACGACTACATCGAGCGCCATACGGCCGATTGGCCTGCGTTGCGCGCGCGTGCGCTGCAGTGGCCGCCGCACCGGGTGGCCGAGGTCTGCGGCATCGACGCCGAGACGGTGCGGCAGCTGGCGCGCGACTACGCGACCACACGCCCGGCCGCCATCCGCCTCAACTACGGCATGCAGCGGGTGCGTGGTGGCGGCAATGCCGTGCGCCTGATCGCCGCGCTGCCCTGCCTGACCGGCGCCTGGCGCCACCGCGCCGGCGGGCTGCTGCTGTCGGCCTCCGGCTGGTTCCCGGTCGACCGCGCCGCGCTGCAGCGACCCGACCTGCTGGCCGGGCGCCAGCCCCGCACGCTCAACATGAGCACCATCGGCGACGACCTGCTGCGCGACGCTGCGCCGGCTTTCGGCCCCAAGGTCGAGGCGCTGATCGTCTACAACAGCAACCCGGTCGCGGTGGCCCCCGAGTCAGCCAAGGTGGTGCAGGGCTTCCGGCGCGAAGACCTGTTCACGGTCGTGCTGGAACACTTCCAGACCGACACCGCCGACCATGCCGACTACGTGCTGCCGGCCACCACGCAGCTCGAACACCTGGACGTGCACACCAGCTACGGCCACACCTATGCCCTGCTGAACGAGCCGGCGGTGGCGCCGCTGGGTGAGGCCAAGCCCAACACGCAGATCTTTCGAGAGCTGGCGGCGCGCATGGGTCTCGACCACCCTTGCCTGCAGGACAGCGACGAAGCGGTGGCGGCGCAAGCCTTTGCGCGCGACGTCGATCTCGGCGCGCTGCGCGAACGCGGCTGGGTCAAGTTGCCGCTGCCCGAGGCCCCGTTCGCCAACGGCGGCTTCCTGACCCCGTCGGGCCGTTGTGAGCTGGACGCCGGCGCCAGCCCCGATTACCTGCCCAACTACGAGTCGGCGGCGTCCGACCCGCAGCTGGCGGCGCGCTACCCGCTCGCGATGATCTCGCCGCCGGCGCGCAACTTCCTCAATTCGACTTTCGTGAACGTGCAGAGCCTGCGCGACATCGAAGGCGAGCCGCTGCTGGAGATCCACCCCGAAGACGCTGCCGCACGCCGCATCGCCGACGGGCAACCGGTGCGCGTGTTCAACGACCGCGGTGTGCACCGCTGCACCGCGCGGGTGTCGACGCGGGCACGGCCGGGTGTGGTCAACGGCCTGGGCATCTGGTGGCGGAAGTTCGGCGTCGACGGCACCAACGTCAACCAGCTGACGCACCAGCGCCTGACCGACATCGGCCGCGCGCCCTGCTTCTACGACGTGCTGGTCGAGGTGGCGCCCGACGCGCCCGCAGGCGGAGTCTGAACGATGCGCGCTGGAGGTCGTTTTGCACTGCTGGCCGCCGCTGCTGCGGCCGCCTTGCTGGGAGCGGGCCTGGCGGGCTGCGGCACGGTGGGCTATGTCGCGCAGTCGGTGCGCGGCCAATGGTCGATGCTGCACGAGGCGCGGCCCGTGCCCGAGTGGCTGGCCCAGCGCGACACGCCGCCGACCTTGCGCACGCGGCTTGCGGTGAGCCAGCGCATGCGCGACTTCGCGGTGTCGGAATTGAAGCTGCCCGACAACGGCAGCTACCGGCGCTATGCCGACCTGGGCCGCAACGCAGCGGTCTGGAACGTCGTCGCGGCGCCCGAACTCGGCCTGACGCTCAAGACCTGGTGCTTCCCGGTGGTCGGCTGCGTGGGCTACCGGGGCTACTTCGACCGCCAGCGCGCCGAGGCCGAGGCCCAGACCTTGCGCGCCCAGGGCTACGAGGTGAGCGTTTATGGTGTGCCCGCGTACTCGACGCTGGGCTGGTTCGACGACCCGCTGCTCAACACCTTCATCCACTACCCCGAAGGCGAGCTGGCGCGCTTGATCTTCCATGAGCTGGCGCACCAGGTCGCCTATGCGAAGGGCGACACCACCTTCAACGAGTCGTTTGCCACCGCGGTCGAACGGCTGGGCGGGCAGCGTTGGCTGCGCGAGCATGCCAGCGCCGAGGCGCGCGCCGAATACGAGCGCTACGACGCACGTCGGCAGGACTTCCGGGCGCTGACGCTGCGCTATCGGCAGCGCTTGCTGGAGCTCTATACGAGCCCCTTGTCGGCCGAGGACAAGCGCGCGCGCAAGGCCGAGCTGTACCGCGAGATGCGCGCCGAACATCAGGAACTCAAGCGCAGCCGCTGGGACGGCTACGCCGGCTACGACGGCTGGTTCGAGCGGGCCAACAATGCCTCGCTCGGCGTGCTCGCCGCCTACAACGAACTGGTGCCGGCGTTCGAGCGCTTGTTCGAGGCGCAGGGACGCGACTTCGAGCGCTTTTATGACGAGGTGAAACGCCTGGCGGATGCGCCACGCGACGAACGCCGCAAGGCTTTGGGCGCGCCGGCCGTGGCGCAGACCCCGCGATGACACCGCCGCTTTGCGATCAGATCGTTATCCGCTTGCTGGGTTCGGAAGGCGGCGGCCACCGGGCGCAAGGCGGCGCCCGGTGCAACTGCCTTATTTGAGCGATTCGATCAGGTCGATGTAGTCCTGCATTGCCTGTTCGTTGGACTTGCCCTTGAGCGCATTCCACGCGTCCCATTTGGCGCGGCCGACGAAGTCGGTCATGCCAGGGCGGTCGCCTTCGACGTCGCCGCTGCTCGCCTGTTTGAAGAGCGCATAGATCTTCAGCAAGGTCATGTTGTCGGGTTTTTCGGGCAGGGACTTCGATTCGGCCACGGCTTGGTCGAAGCGCGCTTTCAGGTCGGACACGTGCTAACTCCTTGAATGGGGGACGGCGCTCGGGGGATCGGGCGCGACGCGGCATCCTAGCGCCTTCTGTTGCCATTGCCGTTGATGCAAGCGACTTGTTGCACGGGTTGCCACGTCTGTCTACGCACAAGCCCGCACTCGCAGGCCTGTCGGGCGTCGCTACACTCCGCCCTCGTGGAAACCAAGTGGCTCGAAGACTTCGTCAGCCTGGCCGAGACGCGCAGCTTCTCGCGCTCGGCGCAATTGCGTCATGTGACGCAGCCGGCGTTCTCGCGCCGTATCCAGGCGCTCGAAGGCTGGGTCGGCCTCGACCTGGTCGACCGATCGTCGTACCCGACCCGGCTCACGCCGGCGGGCGAGACCTTTCTCGCGCAGGCGCTCGAAATCCTGGGCAGCCTGCAGGCGACCCGCAACATGATGCGCGGCCACCGCTCGGCCGGGCAGGACATGATCGAGTTCGCCGTGCCGCACACGTTGGCGTTCACTTTCTTTCCGCATTGGGTCACCAGTCTGCGCAAGAGCTTCGGCGCCGTGAAGAGCCGGCTGATCGCGCTCAACGTACACGATGCCGTGATGCGTCTGGCCGAAGGCAGTTGCGACCTGCTGATCGCTTATCACCATGCATCGCAGCCGCTGCAGTTGAACCCGGAGCGCTACGAGATGCTCAGCCTGGGCCAGGAAACCTTGGCGCCTTATGCCAAGGCGGGGCCCGACGGCCAGCCGATGTTCAGGCTCCCCGGGCGGCAGGGAGAGCGGGTGCCGTTCCTCAGCTACGCCTCGGGGGCGTATCTCGGCCGCCTGGTCGACCTGATCATCAAACGCTCCCCGATGCCGCTCAGTCTCGAATCGATCTACGAAACCGACATGGCCGAAGGCTTGAAGGCGATGGCACTGGAAGGCCACGGCCTTGCCTTCCTGCCAGCCAGTTCGGTCAAGAAGGAACTGCGCGCCAAACGCCTGGTGCTGGCGGCGCCGGCCGGGTCGTTCGAAGTCACGATGGACGTGCGCGTCTACCGCGAGCGCCCCGAAGCGGCCAAGCATGTCCGTCCCGGCGTGCAGGCGCTGTGGGACTACCTGCGCGAAACACGTCACGCTTGAGCGGCTCTCGTGGCGTGCTGCGGCCGGACCGACACGGCCGCTGTCCATAATCCTGTACCGCAGCGTCGGACATCAACCGGGCGTTGCATCCAGGGCCGTTTGCGGCCCACGGGCGACCGGTCCGGCCTGGCCCTTTACAACCTATCCAACGACAGTGCGGGGCCTGGCCCCGGAGGAATGCGAGCATGGGCTTCGGCCTGCTGGCGTCGGTCATCATCGCGGTGGCCGGGGCCTGGGTGTTGTGGCGGCTGCAGCAGGTGGCACTGCTGCGCTGGCCGACCGGCGTGGAACGCCGGCCGGCGCCGTTGCGTCCCCACCGTGCGGTCGACGATGCGCTGGCGCCGTTCGAAGCCGAGTTGACCCGCTTGGGCTTCGTCTTCTCGCACGCGGCCGATGTCCGCGCCACACCCCGTGGGCTGGGGCCGTGGCAGCCGCTGCGGATCTGGCGCCATCGCCAGCTGCCGATGCTGGCCCAGCTCGAGCCCCCGCCCGATCCGGCTCGCCCCAATTTGCCGCGCTTGTCGTTGTTCGGACAGGTGCACGAGGGGCTGGTGGTCGCCACCACCAACCAGCCCGGCGCGCCGTTCCCGGCCGAGCCGCGCTGGCTCCGGCTGGCGGGCGATGCCTATGTCTCGGTCACCGCGCAATATGAGGACCAGTGGGCCTCGATGCAGGCCGAGGGCCTGCCTGATTTCCTGCCGTGGGGTGATGCGGCCGAGATCGAGGCGCGCTTGGCCGAGCACGAAAACCGTGTGCTCGAGATGTGGCGAAGCGAGGGCTGGTGCCGTTTGGATGGCGACATGCAGTGCGTGTCGCCGCGGCGGCTGCCCGCCGTGCTGATGCGCCAACTGGCGGCGCTGCGGCGCTTCGAGGCGGCCTTGCGGGAGGCCGAACCGAACGCCGCAGGCCTGAAGCGCAATACACCGCTGGAACGCGCGGTCGCGATGTTCGTCGCGGCCAAGGCGCGTCCGAAGGCAGCGGCCATCGCACCGCTGCAATGGGCCTTGTTCGGTGGCGGCGTGCTGCTGGGACTGCTGTGCGTTGCGCTGACCTGGGGGGCCTCGCACGCGTGGATGCTGCTGGCCGTGCTCGCCCTGCACCACGGAGCCCGCTATGCCACGTTGTGGACCTTCGGTCTGCACCGCACCCGGGTGTCGATGTCGCCACTGGGCGGCCCCGGCCTGGACCCGGCCAGCCGAGCTGGCCCGCGCCGCCGCGCGCTGCTGGCACTCGCCGGGCCGGGCCCCGGCCTGTTGGTCGGCGCCGTCCTGTGGGCGCTCGTCGACGACGGCTCGGCGCTGCAGCAGCTGGCCTGGTGGCTGTTGATCGTCAACGGCTTGTGCTGGCTGCCCCTGCCGTCGCTCGCCGGCGCTCACCTGCTCGCCGCGGTGCTGCCGTCGCGCCGCGCTCGGTGGCGCTGGGCCGTCGAAGTCGCCGCCACGGCTGGCTTGTTCGGCTGGTGCTGGGCGGTGGGCCTGCCGGTCGGCGCGGCGCTGGCGATCGTGGCGACGGCAGCGCTGCTGCGCTGGCCCGCCATGTGGTGGCAGCTGCGCTTGCAGCGCGCCGTGTACCTCGCCGCGCGTCGGGCGCAGCCGACCGACGCCGGTGCGCTCGCCCGTCTTGCCTTCCAGCAGCTCGAGCGTGCGCTGCCGACGCGGGTGCCGCTGGCTTGGCGCCTGCCTTGCGTCGACCGCTTGCTCACGGCGCTCAAACGCCGGCCTCGGCTACCGCGCGGTCGGGCCTGGGCGTTGGCGGCCGCCTATCTGGCGCTGCTGCTGCCGTTGTGCGTATTGGCGCCGTCATTGCGCAGTGCTGCCGAGGCGGGCCTGCTGGACGGGGCACGGCGGGCGTCGGGTGCCGACAGCCTGGACCGAGACATCGCACCACAAGACATCACGCAACTGGCGCTGCGCCTCGACCGGCGCCCCGGTGTACAAGGCGCGTCCGAGCCGGCGTTGGCCGCCCTGGCGCAGCGCAGCGGCGCAGAACTGCCGGCCGACGTGCGCGCGCTCTACAGCGCCCGTGACGGGCTCGACCTTGGCGCCTCGCTGACCCTGCTGCCCGTCGCCGACGTGCAGCCGCTGCGCCACAACCGGCCTCGGCTCGGCGGGCAGCTGACCCAGCGCCTGCGCGAACTGCGCCCGGGACAGCCGGCACACCTCGACGCCATGTGTGCGCCCGGCACACCGGGCACCTGCCCTCAACGCCTGGCGCAGGTGTTGTCGTGGCTGCAACTGGGCAGCGTGCAGGGACGGCCGCTGCTGCTGTATCCACAACGTACGGCCGAACGTTGGCGGCTGGTGTCGCTCGACACCGAGCAGGGTCGCTTGCTCGAGGAGCCCGACGTGCGGCAGCTGCTGACGGCCGAGTACGTCGCCGCACGGGCGGCCTCGAGCGCCCAGACCGGCGCGGCCGAGCCGCGTTGAACCGCTGCTTGGAGAACGCGTCGGTAGGCGCCGTGTGGCCGTGTGGCCGTGTGGCCGTGTGGCCGCCGAAATTCTGCTCATCCTCAAGCTCACGCCGCAGGATCTGCGCCCGATCCTGTAAAAAGTGGCAGGAAACGCCAAAACCTCCCTCGTCAGTGGCACTGCAATCGCAGAGACTGCCGACGCGCCCGCCACCGCGGGACGCGCAGCAAGGTTCCCGCTAGGAGCAGGGGCCGACTCCCGCCCGGCGATGGCAGGCAGCGGGGGCATCGATGGGTTGTGGGTGAGGGAGTACTTCCATGTTCAAGAGTGCATGGTCGCGTGCGATCGGCGTGTCTGTTTGGATCGGCAGCGTGGTGATGCTGCACAGTGCGCCGGCCCACGCCGGGCCGGTCATCGAGCGCATCCGCGCGAGCGGGAAGGTGCAGATCGCTCACCGCGAATCGTCGGTCCCGTTCTCCTACCTCGACGCTGACCGCAAGCCGGTTGGTTACGCCGTCGACATCTGTTTGCGGCTGGTGGAGGCGGTGCGCAAGAAGCTCGAGTTGAAGGCGCTGGAGCCGGCCTTCGTGATGGCGACGCCGGCCAACCGGGTGCAGCTGGTCGCCGAAGGCAAGGCCGACCTCGAATGCGGTTCGACCACCAACAACGCCGAACGCCGCAAGACCGTGGCTTTCACCGTGCCCCACTACATCACCGGGGCCCGTTACCTGGTGCGCGCCGACAGCCAGATCGAAGACCTGCCGCAGTTCGAAGGCAAGCGTTTGGTGTCGACCAAGGGCACCACGCCGTTGAAGGCGGTGGATCAGGCCAACCAGGAACGCATGATGCGCATTTCCTTGCTCGAAGCGCCCGACCATGCCAAGGCGGTCGAGATGGTCGAGAAGGGCGAAGCCGACGGTTTCGCGATGGACGACGTGCTGCTTTACGGGCTGGCCGCCAGCCGCCCCGATCCGAGCAAGCTGAAGGTGGTCGGCAAGTTCCTGACCATCGAGCCGCTGGCCATCATGCTGTCGCGCGACGACGCCGAATTCAAGAAGATCATCGACGACGAAATGAAGCGGCTGATCCAGAGCCGCGAGTTGCACACCGTCTACGAGCGCTGGTTCCAGCGGCCCATCCCGCCGCGCAACGTCACGCTCAACCTGCCGATGAACTACCTGCTGCGCGACTTCTGGCGGTACCCGACCGACCAGGTCCCGTTCTGAGGCGGGCGCGGCCGACGACCGTAGCGAGCGTGAGGCGCACGCCCCGGGCCGGCCCTGCCGGCCCTGCGTGAACTGCCGCTCGGCCGGCAGTCGCCGGGAACCAAAGCAGGGCATTACATGGGGCAACAACGGGCGCGGTAGCGCTTCACGGCGGTGCAGAACGCGCCCGGCCGACGGCCCCGCGCGGTGGCGTGTGGTGTAGGCTCGCGCTCACTGCAGCTCTCCAGGCCGCGCCGGCATTGGGTAATTACCCTTAGCATTCATGCGAAACTTGCATAGGGTCTCCTGCAAACAGCATTGGCCTCCCAATTGCTATACCCCTACAGTTCGCGCCGATATTGACCTTGCCGTCTTGTGGTCTCATGGATGTCCTGCTTGCCCTGCCGACGGGTCGGCGCCACTTATGCGCCTCTCGTCCGCGGCTCCTCCTGCCACGGCCGACCCCGCTGCCGGTGGCACTCGCGGCGCATTTGGCCACCGCCTGCGGGGCCGATGACCGGGGCCACGTCGCATCGCCTGCCGTTTCAGCGGAAAGTGCGTAGCGCCGCGGTCGGCGCGGTCCCTAAAATCCCGTTCCTCCGGTGACCTTTCCGGTCATTGCTCAAACCCTTAGGAGCCTTTATGAAGAAGCCTCTGCTCGTCCTGGCCGCAGCCCTGCTGGCCGCAGGCGCGGCGCAAGCCGACACGCTGAAGAAGATCAAGGAGACCGGCAAGGTCGTGATGGGAGTGCGCGACTCCTCGGGCGTGCTGTCCTATACCGTGGGCGGCGGCAAGTACGCAGGTTTCCATGTGAACCTGTGCGAGACCATCATCAACAACATCCGCCGCGACCTGAAGCTCGAGACGCTGAGCGTCGAGTACATCCCGGTCACGTCGCAGAACCGCATCCCGCTGGTGCAGAACGGCACCGTCGACATCGAGTGCGGCTCGACCACCAACAACCAGGCGCGCCAGCAACAGGTCGCCTTCGCGCTGACCACCTTCGTCACCGAGGTGCGCATGGCGGTGAATGCGAAGTCGGGCATCGACTCCATCGCCAAGCTGAACGGCAAGACGGTGGTCACCACCACCGGGACCACCTCGGTGCAGCATCTGCGCAAGCACGAGCGCGCCGCCGGCCTCGACTTCAAGGAGGTCTTCGGCAAGGACCACGCCGACTCCTTCCTGATCCTCGAATCGGGCCGCGCCGACGCCTTCGTGATGGACGACTACATCCTGGCCGGCAACATCGCCAACTCGAAGAACCCGGCCGACTTCAAGGTGGCCGGTGAAGCGCTGTCGGTCGAGCCGATCGCGATCATGTTCCGCAAGGACGACCCGGCCTTCAAGAAGGCGGTCGACGACCAGATCCGCGCGATGATGAAGAGCGGCGACTTCGAGAAGATGTACAAGAAGTGGTTCCAGTCGCCGATCCCGCCGCGCAACACCAACCCCAACGTGCCGATGGGCGCGGCGTTGAAGGCGGCGATCGCCAACCCCAACGACAACCCGATGGAAAGCTACGCCAAGAAGTAAGGCGTCGCCGGAGCGTGACCCGCCCGCTCCCTGTGGGTGGGTCATTTTTTTGCCTCCGCAGCCGGGCGCCTGAAGCGGGCGCCCCGGCGTTGTTCTCTCGAACTTTCACACGCATCCTCCGGCCTGTCACCGACACGCCCGGGGAGGAGAAGACGGATGGATTTGCAATCCAAGTGGCAGATCTTCATGCAGGACCGCGGCGACGGCGTCACCTACGTCGACTGGGTGCTGTCCGCCTGGGGGTGGACGCTGAGCATCGCCGCCTGTGCCTGGGTGCTGGCGCTGCTGGTGGGCTTTCTGATCGGCACGCTGCGCACGGTGCCGAGCAAGCCGCTGCAATGGTTCAGCAACGCGTGGGTCGAGCTGTTCCGCAACATTCCGCTGCTGGTCCAGATCTTCCTGTGGTACCAAGTGTTGCCGTCGATGTTCCCGGCGTTGCAGCAGGTGCCGGTGTTCGCCTTGGTGGTGTTGGCGCTGGGCCTGTTCACGTCGGCGCGGGTCGCCGAGCAGGTGCGGGCCGGCATCCAGTCGCTGCCGCGCGGCCAGTTCATGGCCGGCTCGGCCATCGGCCTGACACGCCCCCAAACCTATCGCTACGTCATCCTGCCGATGGCGTCTCGCATCGTCCTGCCGCCGCTCACCAGCGAGGCGATGAACATCATCAAGAACTCGTCGGTGGCCTTTGCGGCCGGCATCGCCGAGCTGGCCTTGTATGCCCAGCAGGCCGGTGTGGAGCTGTCGATGGAGGTCGAGGTCTACCTGGTGGTGTCGGTGCTGTATGCGGTGTCGGCCTTCGGCGTCAACCGCGCGATGGCGTTCATTGAAGCGCGCGTGCGGGTGCCCGGCTACGTCGGAGGGTCGAAGTGATGAATCTCGACCTGTCCTTCTACAACTGGGAACTGATCAGCAACTTCGTCCAGAAGGGCTTTTTCTTCAGCATCCAGCTGACGCTGGTGGCGATGATCGGCGGCATCGTGCTCGGCACGCTGCTGGCGATGATGCGGCTGTCGGGCATCAAGCCGCTGGAGTGGATCGCGACGATCTACGTCAACGGCCTGCGCTCGATCCCGCTGGTGATGGTGATCCTGTGGTTCTTCCTGCTGGTGCCCTTCGTGCTCGGCCGGCCGGTCGGGGCCGAGGCGTCGGCCTTCATCACCTTCACCCTGTTCGAGGCGGCCTACTACTCCGAGATCATGCGCGCCGGCATCCAGTCGATTCCGCGCGGGCAGGTGTTCGCTGGCCAGGCCATCGGCCTGAGCTATGGGCAGAACATGCGCTTCGTGATCTTGCCGCAGGCCTTCCGCAACATGCTGCCGGTGCTGCTGACGCAGACCATCATCCTGTTCCAGGACACCTCGCTCGTCTACGTGATCGGCGCCTACGACTTGTTCAAGGGTTTCGAGACCGCAGGCAAGAACCTGGGCCGCCCCATCGAGGCCTACCTGGCTGCCGCGGTGGTCTACTTCGTGATCTGCTTCGCGCTGTCCCAGCTGGTGAAACGCCTGCAGAAGAAAATTGCGATCGTCCGCTGAGCCTGGTCGGCTCGTGGCGGCTTTGAATCTGGAGACGACAACATGTCGGCAATGATCGAAATCAAGAACGTCAGCAAGTGGTACGGTTCGTTCCAGGTGCTGACCGATTGCACCACCAGCGTCCAGAAGGGCGAGGTCGTCGTGGTGTGCGGGCCGTCGGGCTCGGGCAAGTCCACGCTGATCAAGACGGTGAACGCACTCGAGCCGTTCCAGAAGGGCGACATCCTGGTCGAGGGGGTGTCGGTGGGCAACCCCAAGACCGATCTGCCCAAGCTGCGCTCGCGGGTGGGCATGGTGTTCCAGCACTTCGAGCTGTTCCCGCACCTGAGCGTGACCGAAAACCTGACGCTGGCGCAGATGAAGGTGCTGGGCCGCAGCAAGAGCGACGCGATCGCGCGGGGCCTGAAATATCTCGAGCGCGTGGGCCTGTCGG from Caldimonas brevitalea encodes the following:
- a CDS encoding amino acid ABC transporter substrate-binding protein encodes the protein MKKPLLVLAAALLAAGAAQADTLKKIKETGKVVMGVRDSSGVLSYTVGGGKYAGFHVNLCETIINNIRRDLKLETLSVEYIPVTSQNRIPLVQNGTVDIECGSTTNNQARQQQVAFALTTFVTEVRMAVNAKSGIDSIAKLNGKTVVTTTGTTSVQHLRKHERAAGLDFKEVFGKDHADSFLILESGRADAFVMDDYILAGNIANSKNPADFKVAGEALSVEPIAIMFRKDDPAFKKAVDDQIRAMMKSGDFEKMYKKWFQSPIPPRNTNPNVPMGAALKAAIANPNDNPMESYAKK
- a CDS encoding amino acid ABC transporter permease: MDLQSKWQIFMQDRGDGVTYVDWVLSAWGWTLSIAACAWVLALLVGFLIGTLRTVPSKPLQWFSNAWVELFRNIPLLVQIFLWYQVLPSMFPALQQVPVFALVVLALGLFTSARVAEQVRAGIQSLPRGQFMAGSAIGLTRPQTYRYVILPMASRIVLPPLTSEAMNIIKNSSVAFAAGIAELALYAQQAGVELSMEVEVYLVVSVLYAVSAFGVNRAMAFIEARVRVPGYVGGSK
- a CDS encoding amino acid ABC transporter permease — encoded protein: MNLDLSFYNWELISNFVQKGFFFSIQLTLVAMIGGIVLGTLLAMMRLSGIKPLEWIATIYVNGLRSIPLVMVILWFFLLVPFVLGRPVGAEASAFITFTLFEAAYYSEIMRAGIQSIPRGQVFAGQAIGLSYGQNMRFVILPQAFRNMLPVLLTQTIILFQDTSLVYVIGAYDLFKGFETAGKNLGRPIEAYLAAAVVYFVICFALSQLVKRLQKKIAIVR
- a CDS encoding amino acid ABC transporter ATP-binding protein is translated as MIEIKNVSKWYGSFQVLTDCTTSVQKGEVVVVCGPSGSGKSTLIKTVNALEPFQKGDILVEGVSVGNPKTDLPKLRSRVGMVFQHFELFPHLSVTENLTLAQMKVLGRSKSDAIARGLKYLERVGLSAHKDKFPGQLSGGQQQRVAIARALSMDPIVMLFDEPTSALDPEMVGEVLDVMVQLAQEGMTMMCVTHEMGFARKVSHRVIFMDQGKIIEDCRKEEFFGNPDARSPRAKDFLSKILQH